In Streptomyces sannanensis, the DNA window GCCGGGTTGGGTCTCTACTGCCCGTGCGCAGTAATGTGACGGGCGCGGGGGCTGCCATGGCAGTACGCATGGCTGGAGAGCCGGAACATCGTGGCGCATGTCTCCGGTACAGCATCGAGAGGGTGGAAGTCCGTGAACCTGCGCGACCTGGTGTACAGGCTCTACGCACGCCGGGTGGAAGGCCGCCTCGACCATTCCCAGGTCCCCAAGCACATCGGTGTCATCCTGGACGGCAACCGTCGCTGGGCGAAGGCGTCCGGCGGCACGACCGCCCAGGGGCACAGGGCCGGTGCCGACAAGATCTCCGAGTTCCTCGGCTGGTGCGCCGAGTCGGACGTCGAGGTCGTGACGCTGTGGATGCTCTCCACGGACAACCTGGACCGGCCCGAGGGGGAGCTCGTCCCGCTCCTCGGCATCATCGAGGACGCGGTCCGGGGTCTGGCGTCGGACGGCCGCTGGCGGGTCCATCACGTGGGCACCCTCGATCTGCTGCCCGCCCGCACCCAGGCCGTCCTGAAGGAGGCCGAGCAGTCCACCCACGACGTGGACGGAATACTGGTCAACGTCGCCGTCGGCTACGGCGGCCGCCAGGAGATCGCGGACGCGGTGCGCTCGCTGCTGCTCGAGCACGCGGAGAAGGGCACGAGCTTCGAGGAGCTCGCGGAGGTCGTCTCCACGGACCTCATCGCGGAGCACCTCTACACCCGCGGCCAGCCGGACCCCGATCTGGTCATCCGCACCAGCGGCGAGCAGCGCCTGTCGGGCTTCATGCTCTGGCAGAGCGCGCACTCCGAGTACTACTTCTGCGAAGTCTTCTGGCCGGCCTTCCGCAAGGTCGACTTCCTGCGCGCGCTGCGCGACTACGCGGCGCGGCACCGGCGTTACGGCGCCTAGAAGACTCATGAAGATCTTGTTGAGGGGCTGTCCGGCCGGAGGCCGGGCGGCCCTTCTGGTCATCCGGTGGCCGGGGCGAGGTGCCAGGTGTCGCCGGTGCGGGTGAGTCCGAGGTTGATCAGTCGGCGGAGGTTGAGGGCGGCGGCTCGGGTGTGGAGCCAGGTGTCGTTGGCGATGGTTCCGCGGTAGCGGAGTTTGCGGTTGCCGTGGTGGACGAGCCAGGCGACGGCGCGTTCGACCGGTGGTCTCCAGCGGCGGTAGTCGGCTTGCCAGTCGGGGTCGGTAGCGGCCTGGCGGCGGGCGGCTGCGAGCAGGTCGTGGTGTGGGCGGATGGTCAGGATGCGGCCGGCCTTGGCCTTGGTGCACCGCTCGCGCAGGGGACATCCGGCGCACAGTTTCCCGAAGGCCGCCTTGCGCTGGTGGTGCTGTCCGCCGGGGTCTGACAGGGGGACCGTGTGTCCAGCGGGGCAGGTCACCGTGGCGGCGGCGGTGTCGATGGCGAAGTCGTCCAGGGTGAAGCCGCCGGGGACGGCCGCCCGTAGCGGGGCGGGCTTGAGGAACAGCCGGTGCCCTGCGTCTTCGAGGGCCTGGCGGGCATCGCCGGTGGAGTAGGCGGTGTCGCCGAAGGCGTCCACCGGCCCGTCCTCCTCGGCGAGAAGGTCCAGGCCGACGGTGGCCTCGTGGTGCTCTGGGCCACTGCCGGGCCGCAGGGCGACGGCGGTGTATAACCCGGTCTCGGGCTCGATGGCCAGGTGGGCCTTGAAGCCGTCTTGCTGGTGGGTGCGGGTTTTGTGGATGTGCCGGGCCTCGGGGTCGACGGTGGAGACCATCCGGTCCTGCGCGGTGCCACGGGTGATGCGCCAGCGCCCGTCGCGGCCGTCGGAGTCCTCGGCGGGTTCGACGTCTTGCCCGGCGACCAGGGCCAGGATGCCGACGGCATTCGCGGCCTTCTCGCCCAGCTCCTGCTCGGGCAGATGCCCGAGCAGCCTGAGCGCGTCACTGACCAGGGCATCAACAAGCGTGGCGCGGGCCTGCTCGTCATTCCAGGCGATCCTTGGTTTGCCCGGGTCGCTGTAGTCATGCGCGGTGCACTGCACGGCTGCCACCTCAGCGGCCCCGGGGACCTCGCGAATTACCGCGCGGACGGCGGCGATGATCTGGGTGACGGTGTCCTGGGTGGCGACCGCATCGTCCAGCACCGTGGAGTCCAGCGCCCGCCGGTGCTTGCCCTTGAGGACACCGGTGGCCTTCACCACCTCGCGCACCGTCTCGAAGACACGGTTCGGCCGCACCGAGCGGGCCAGCCGGCGCCGGAAGTAGGCCAGCAGCGACGGATCGAACGCCATGTCGTGCAGGCCCAGCCCGCACGCGGCCTTCCACCTCAGGTCACACCGCAACTCCTGGACCGTCTCGAAGTCCGACAGCCCGTTAAGGGCCTGCAGCGTGATCGCCGCGGCCAGGATCTGCGGCGGCATGCTCGGCCGCCCGTTCGCCGACGGGTACATGTCCTCGAACGTCTCCGCCGGGAACAGCGCGCCGCGATGCTCGGCCAGGAACGCGAACACACTGCCTGCCGGGATCAACTCCCGGCAGGTCTCCCACACATCCGGCCCGACCGTCTCCCCGGCCCATTCCCCCATCACCACGAGAAAGAGTCTGGCCCCGCCGCTCACGCGGCGGGGCCAGAACCCAAGATCTTCATGAGTCTTCTAGTAGGGCTTTGTTAGGTGGGCTCGTTGGTCCTCTTGGGCTACGGTGTGATGTTCTGTCAGGTGTGACACCTGAGGAGATGGATGTGGTCCGCCCGCGTCTGGAGGCGTTTGCGGCGGAGATGCTCGGTTCGCTCAAGCGGCGGGATCAGCGGGCCAAGGGCGAGCTGTACATGCGCGGGCTGATGCTGGACGGCAAGCGCAAGTCGATGCAGCCGATGGCCGAGCGCCTGGGTGTGGACCACCAGCAGCTCCAGCAGTTCGTGTCGTCCTCGACCTGGGACTACGCCGAGGTCCGCCGTCGGGTGGCCCGATGGGCCGCAGCGCACATCGCCCCGGAGGCGTACGCGATCGACGATGTGGGCTTTCCCAAGGACGGGTACGACTCCCCGGGGGTGGCCCGGATGTACTGCGGCGCTTTGGGCAAACGGGGCAACTGCCAGATCGGCGTCAGCGTCAACCTGGTCTCCGACCGCGCCTCGGCGGCGGTCGACTGGCGGCTGTTCCTTCCCGAGAGCTGGGACGACGCCAAGAACAGCGGGGATGCGCTGCTGGCGGAGGCGATCAGACGCCGGCGCACGAGAGCGGGCATCCCCGACCAGGTCCGGCACCGGGAGAGGTGGCGCCTGGCCCTGGACATGCTCGACGAGGCCCGCGAAGAGTGGGAGCTGCCCGGTCTGCCGGTGGTCGCCGATGCCGGTTATGGGGATGCCACCGGTTTCCGTGAGGGGCTGACCGAGCGCGGCCTGGCCTACGCGGTGGCGGTCAAGGGCAGCACCACCTGCTACCCCGGTGATGCGTTCCCCGAGCGCCCGCCCTACAGCGGCACCGGCCGCCCGCCCGGGCCGGCCTACCCCCAGCCGCACACCACCCTGCGGGCGCTGGCCCTGGCCACCGGACGCGGCGCCGCGCGGACCGTCACCTGGCGCCACGGCACCAAGACGACCAAGAACAACCCCCGTGCCGCCATGCGCTCACAGTTCCTGGCCCTGCGGGTCCGCCCGGCCAACCGCACCATCCGCCGCGCCACCGACGGCTCACTGCCCGAGTGCTGGCTGCTGGCCGAATGGCCGCCCGACTCCGCCGAGCCCACCGACTACTGGCTGTCCACCCTGCCCGCCGACACCCCACTGCGCGAACTGGTCCGCATCGCGAAGATCCGCTGGCGCGTCGAGCACGACTACCGCGAACTCAAAGACGGCCTCGGACTGGACCACTTCGAAGGCCGCAGCTACCTCGGCTGGCACCGACACGTGACCCTCGTCTCCCTCGCCCAGGCCTTCTGCACCCTGCTGCGAATCAACCCAAAAGCCCCTGCGCCGGCCTGACCCTCTACGCGGTACTCCGCGCGTTACAGAAACTCCTGGCCACCTGGACCGGCGCCTGCTCGATATGCGGCCAACCCGCCCCCACACCCAAACCCCACCACAGAACCTAACAAAGCCCTACTAGTGCTGCGACCGGAAGGTTCACCGGCTCGCGACTCCCCCAGCTACCTCCCCCAGCTACCGCTGGGGGTGCCCCTAGGCGCGGCACCTTGCTGCGTTGTCGAATCGCGCGAGTACGGCCGGGTACGAGCTGCGATCCTCCGCCTTGCGATGCACCGCACCTTGGGGCACCTCTGGGGGCGCCCTGGGGGAGGTAGCTGGGGGAGCTGCGAGCTTCCCGGCAGACCTTTCCGGTCGCAGCACTGGCTCACCCTGCGGCGGCGTGCGGCCCGCCGGACCGGATCCGGGCCCCGGATCAGGGGGAGTTGAGGCGACGTCATATGCCACGTCCGCGCATGGCCGCGGTTGTTCGAGGGAATACCCACTGCAGGTCGACGTCCGGTCCGCGGACGCCGTATCTCAGTGAGCGGCCAACCAGGCCGCCCGCCCGGGAGGCCCCTTGCACCAGGACGACCGTACGGCCATGCGGCGGATACGCGCATCGGTTGCGGTACGGACAACACAGCGGGCCGGCGCTCGGCCCGCGCATCGGGGCCTGAGCCCGGCACTCCCCCGCGACGCCGTCGCACCCCGACCTCATCCGAGGGGGTTCGTCCTTCCGTGGTGACCAGTTCGAAGCGCCGCATTTCCGACCGGCGCACCTATGTCCTCGACACCAGTGTCCTGCTGGCCGACCCGAATGCCCTGACCCGGTTCGAAGAGCACGAGGTGGTGCTCCCGGTGGTCGTGGTGACGGAGCTGGAGGCCAAGAGGCACCATCCGGAGCTCGGTTA includes these proteins:
- a CDS encoding IS1182 family transposase, with translation MGEWAGETVGPDVWETCRELIPAGSVFAFLAEHRGALFPAETFEDMYPSANGRPSMPPQILAAAITLQALNGLSDFETVQELRCDLRWKAACGLGLHDMAFDPSLLAYFRRRLARSVRPNRVFETVREVVKATGVLKGKHRRALDSTVLDDAVATQDTVTQIIAAVRAVIREVPGAAEVAAVQCTAHDYSDPGKPRIAWNDEQARATLVDALVSDALRLLGHLPEQELGEKAANAVGILALVAGQDVEPAEDSDGRDGRWRITRGTAQDRMVSTVDPEARHIHKTRTHQQDGFKAHLAIEPETGLYTAVALRPGSGPEHHEATVGLDLLAEEDGPVDAFGDTAYSTGDARQALEDAGHRLFLKPAPLRAAVPGGFTLDDFAIDTAAATVTCPAGHTVPLSDPGGQHHQRKAAFGKLCAGCPLRERCTKAKAGRILTIRPHHDLLAAARRQAATDPDWQADYRRWRPPVERAVAWLVHHGNRKLRYRGTIANDTWLHTRAAALNLRRLINLGLTRTGDTWHLAPATG
- a CDS encoding IS701 family transposase; the protein is MTPEEMDVVRPRLEAFAAEMLGSLKRRDQRAKGELYMRGLMLDGKRKSMQPMAERLGVDHQQLQQFVSSSTWDYAEVRRRVARWAAAHIAPEAYAIDDVGFPKDGYDSPGVARMYCGALGKRGNCQIGVSVNLVSDRASAAVDWRLFLPESWDDAKNSGDALLAEAIRRRRTRAGIPDQVRHRERWRLALDMLDEAREEWELPGLPVVADAGYGDATGFREGLTERGLAYAVAVKGSTTCYPGDAFPERPPYSGTGRPPGPAYPQPHTTLRALALATGRGAARTVTWRHGTKTTKNNPRAAMRSQFLALRVRPANRTIRRATDGSLPECWLLAEWPPDSAEPTDYWLSTLPADTPLRELVRIAKIRWRVEHDYRELKDGLGLDHFEGRSYLGWHRHVTLVSLAQAFCTLLRINPKAPAPA
- a CDS encoding isoprenyl transferase, translating into MNLRDLVYRLYARRVEGRLDHSQVPKHIGVILDGNRRWAKASGGTTAQGHRAGADKISEFLGWCAESDVEVVTLWMLSTDNLDRPEGELVPLLGIIEDAVRGLASDGRWRVHHVGTLDLLPARTQAVLKEAEQSTHDVDGILVNVAVGYGGRQEIADAVRSLLLEHAEKGTSFEELAEVVSTDLIAEHLYTRGQPDPDLVIRTSGEQRLSGFMLWQSAHSEYYFCEVFWPAFRKVDFLRALRDYAARHRRYGA